One Phalacrocorax aristotelis chromosome Z, bGulAri2.1, whole genome shotgun sequence DNA window includes the following coding sequences:
- the LOC142050080 gene encoding calpastatin-like isoform X1 codes for MQSTKPTESQNKELPEERQKEPSGAKSQTSPSVTATSKPNHAGELTTAEAHQPPQATSRETAKAKPEKMSTAGAGAAGTSAAGAGDAGAGDAGAGASGTSVVTAADQSSTEPDMDDLAIDSLIDTLGGPEDDLLTDPAYSYLDVMNPMTDAELAEALYSVFSCSAAPAEERSLPEEVGDGAVQAFLDTLGGPEPELEEYLSPVVEVSEARAEEGEKAGERNDTVPPEYSLLLELDTDGMPMLPEPEEIPKPLSDYDLVDDFSKHFACAAQPAVQYTPSTPSSTSQKPSDPVSAKTAEAVVVPRATACTVQSSAPSAVSSVGHVADEVLEVLSGSLGKREPDPGDKKPAVDKVQGGKEMDEALALLSDSLGQREPGPDENKPFVDEVKCTTKVEKKRPGKRTRRMKHMSRILKRLMDGPPAANLRSRKRAKR; via the exons ATGCAGTCAACCAAG CCAACAGAGTCTCAAAATAAAGAGCTGCCTGAAGAGAGGCAAAAGGAACCCAGTGGT GCAAAAAGCCAAACCTCACCTTCTGTGACAGCAACCTCTAAACCAAATCATGCAGGAGAATTAACTACAGCTGAAGCTCACCAGCCTCCGCAAGCAACCTccagagaaacagcaaag GCTAAGCCTGAGAAGATGTCCACAGCGGGCGCAGGCGCAGCGGGCACAAGCGCAGCGGGTGCAGGGGATGCAGGCGCAGGGGATGCAGGTGCAGGTGCATCTGGTACAAGTGTGGTTACTGCAGCTGATCAGTCAAGCACTGAG CCTGATATGGACGACCTGGCAATAgatagcctcatagacaccttAGGTGGACCTGAAGATGATTTGCTTACTGATCCTGCTTACAGTTATCTGGATGTTAtg AATCCCATGACAGATGCTGAGCTTGCAGAGGCCCTGTATTCTGTCTttagctgcagtgctgctcctgctgaagAAAGGAGTCTGCCAGAG gAGGTAGGAGATGGTGCGGTGCAAGCTTTCCTTGATACTCTTGGTGGACCTGAACCTGAACTTGAAGAATATCTTAGCCCTGTTGTAGAGGTGTCAGAG gCAAGAgctgaagaaggagaaaaggctGGAGAACGTAATGACACGGTACCTCCAGAATACAGCCTGTTACTGGAGTTG GATACAGATGGAATGCCAATGCTGCCAGAGCCTGAAGAAATACCTAAG CCTTTGAGTGATTACGATCTTGTTGATGACTTTTCAAAACACTTTGCCTGCGCTGCACAGCCTGCAGTACAATACACACCATCGACGCCCAGCAGCACATCCCAA AAACCTTCAGATCCTGTGTCTGCAAAAACTGCTGAGGCTGTAGTAGTCCCTCGTGCCACAGCTTGCACTGTGCAGTCTTCAGCTCCATCAGCTGTGTCTTCA GTTGGTCACGTGGCAGATGAAGTACTGGAAGTCTTGTCCGGTAGCCTAGGAAAGAGGGAGCCTGATCCAGGTGACAAGAAACCTGCTGTGGACAAAGTTCAG GGAGGAAAAGAGATGGATGAAGCCTTGGCTCTCCTGTCTGATTCCCTGGGACAGAGGGAGCCTGGCCCTGATGAGAACAAACCGTTTGTGGATGAAGTAAAG TGTACAacaaaagtggaaaagaaacGACCAGGAAAACGAACCCGAAGGATGAAGCATATGTCAAGGATCCTAAAAAG GCTAATGGACGGTCCTCCAGCGGCAaatctgagaagcagaaaacgAGCTAAACGTTAA
- the LOC142050080 gene encoding calpastatin-like isoform X2 translates to MSTAGAGAAGTSAAGAGDAGAGDAGAGASGTSVVTAADQSSTEPDMDDLAIDSLIDTLGGPEDDLLTDPAYSYLDVMNPMTDAELAEALYSVFSCSAAPAEERSLPEEVGDGAVQAFLDTLGGPEPELEEYLSPVVEVSEARAEEGEKAGERNDTVPPEYSLLLELDTDGMPMLPEPEEIPKPLSDYDLVDDFSKHFACAAQPAVQYTPSTPSSTSQKPSDPVSAKTAEAVVVPRATACTVQSSAPSAVSSVGHVADEVLEVLSGSLGKREPDPGDKKPAVDKVQGGKEMDEALALLSDSLGQREPGPDENKPFVDEVKCTTKVEKKRPGKRTRRMKHMSRILKRLMDGPPAANLRSRKRAKR, encoded by the exons ATGTCCACAGCGGGCGCAGGCGCAGCGGGCACAAGCGCAGCGGGTGCAGGGGATGCAGGCGCAGGGGATGCAGGTGCAGGTGCATCTGGTACAAGTGTGGTTACTGCAGCTGATCAGTCAAGCACTGAG CCTGATATGGACGACCTGGCAATAgatagcctcatagacaccttAGGTGGACCTGAAGATGATTTGCTTACTGATCCTGCTTACAGTTATCTGGATGTTAtg AATCCCATGACAGATGCTGAGCTTGCAGAGGCCCTGTATTCTGTCTttagctgcagtgctgctcctgctgaagAAAGGAGTCTGCCAGAG gAGGTAGGAGATGGTGCGGTGCAAGCTTTCCTTGATACTCTTGGTGGACCTGAACCTGAACTTGAAGAATATCTTAGCCCTGTTGTAGAGGTGTCAGAG gCAAGAgctgaagaaggagaaaaggctGGAGAACGTAATGACACGGTACCTCCAGAATACAGCCTGTTACTGGAGTTG GATACAGATGGAATGCCAATGCTGCCAGAGCCTGAAGAAATACCTAAG CCTTTGAGTGATTACGATCTTGTTGATGACTTTTCAAAACACTTTGCCTGCGCTGCACAGCCTGCAGTACAATACACACCATCGACGCCCAGCAGCACATCCCAA AAACCTTCAGATCCTGTGTCTGCAAAAACTGCTGAGGCTGTAGTAGTCCCTCGTGCCACAGCTTGCACTGTGCAGTCTTCAGCTCCATCAGCTGTGTCTTCA GTTGGTCACGTGGCAGATGAAGTACTGGAAGTCTTGTCCGGTAGCCTAGGAAAGAGGGAGCCTGATCCAGGTGACAAGAAACCTGCTGTGGACAAAGTTCAG GGAGGAAAAGAGATGGATGAAGCCTTGGCTCTCCTGTCTGATTCCCTGGGACAGAGGGAGCCTGGCCCTGATGAGAACAAACCGTTTGTGGATGAAGTAAAG TGTACAacaaaagtggaaaagaaacGACCAGGAAAACGAACCCGAAGGATGAAGCATATGTCAAGGATCCTAAAAAG GCTAATGGACGGTCCTCCAGCGGCAaatctgagaagcagaaaacgAGCTAAACGTTAA
- the LOC142050080 gene encoding calpastatin-like isoform X3, whose protein sequence is MDDLAIDSLIDTLGGPEDDLLTDPAYSYLDVMNPMTDAELAEALYSVFSCSAAPAEERSLPEEVGDGAVQAFLDTLGGPEPELEEYLSPVVEVSEARAEEGEKAGERNDTVPPEYSLLLELDTDGMPMLPEPEEIPKPLSDYDLVDDFSKHFACAAQPAVQYTPSTPSSTSQKPSDPVSAKTAEAVVVPRATACTVQSSAPSAVSSVGHVADEVLEVLSGSLGKREPDPGDKKPAVDKVQGGKEMDEALALLSDSLGQREPGPDENKPFVDEVKCTTKVEKKRPGKRTRRMKHMSRILKRLMDGPPAANLRSRKRAKR, encoded by the exons ATGGACGACCTGGCAATAgatagcctcatagacaccttAGGTGGACCTGAAGATGATTTGCTTACTGATCCTGCTTACAGTTATCTGGATGTTAtg AATCCCATGACAGATGCTGAGCTTGCAGAGGCCCTGTATTCTGTCTttagctgcagtgctgctcctgctgaagAAAGGAGTCTGCCAGAG gAGGTAGGAGATGGTGCGGTGCAAGCTTTCCTTGATACTCTTGGTGGACCTGAACCTGAACTTGAAGAATATCTTAGCCCTGTTGTAGAGGTGTCAGAG gCAAGAgctgaagaaggagaaaaggctGGAGAACGTAATGACACGGTACCTCCAGAATACAGCCTGTTACTGGAGTTG GATACAGATGGAATGCCAATGCTGCCAGAGCCTGAAGAAATACCTAAG CCTTTGAGTGATTACGATCTTGTTGATGACTTTTCAAAACACTTTGCCTGCGCTGCACAGCCTGCAGTACAATACACACCATCGACGCCCAGCAGCACATCCCAA AAACCTTCAGATCCTGTGTCTGCAAAAACTGCTGAGGCTGTAGTAGTCCCTCGTGCCACAGCTTGCACTGTGCAGTCTTCAGCTCCATCAGCTGTGTCTTCA GTTGGTCACGTGGCAGATGAAGTACTGGAAGTCTTGTCCGGTAGCCTAGGAAAGAGGGAGCCTGATCCAGGTGACAAGAAACCTGCTGTGGACAAAGTTCAG GGAGGAAAAGAGATGGATGAAGCCTTGGCTCTCCTGTCTGATTCCCTGGGACAGAGGGAGCCTGGCCCTGATGAGAACAAACCGTTTGTGGATGAAGTAAAG TGTACAacaaaagtggaaaagaaacGACCAGGAAAACGAACCCGAAGGATGAAGCATATGTCAAGGATCCTAAAAAG GCTAATGGACGGTCCTCCAGCGGCAaatctgagaagcagaaaacgAGCTAAACGTTAA